Within uncultured Methanoregula sp., the genomic segment AAGGTCCGCAGCCCGTTGATCTTGCAGCCTTCCTTGCCCTGTGGGGAATTTTTGCATTCGGGCTCTTCATCTGTACCTTAAGAATGCACAAACTTCTCCAGGTCACCCTTGCAGCAGTCGTACTTCTGGTGTTCCTGCTCGTTGCAGCCCAGCTGACCGGCAATACCATGATCCTTAACGCCGGTGGAATTACGGGACTTGTTGCCGGCGCCCTGGCACTGTACCTCGGCATGGGCCAGGTCATAAACGAGATTTATGGTAGCCGGGTTTTACCCCTCTGATTTCCCCTCCTCTTTTTTCAGGATCGCATACATGATCTCATCCATAAGAACACCATTTTTCGTGATTGCGTTTTTGTGGACCCCTTCCCGAAGAAAACCACACTTTTCCAGGACCCGGGCTGAAGCCGGGTTATTGGCAAAGATACCTGCCTGGATGCGAACGAGATCCGTTTGCCTGAAAACCGTGGGGACTAGGGATTGCACCGCTTCCGTTACGATCCCACGGCTCCAGAAGGATTCCGAGAGCCAGTAGCCGATCTCTCCTGTTCTGTGGTAGACATCATCAAGATAATGGATACCGATACCGCCCACTGCTTCACCCCCGGTCTCAATTGAGAGGAAGAGGTTCCTGCTTCCTCTCGCCATTTCGATGAACCGGTGTGCATCTTCAAGAGTATAGGGATGAGGGAAGGCATCCCTCATACCTGCCGCGATACGGGGATTGTTGGCATGTCGGGCAACAGATTCTGCATCCGATGGGGACCAGCTGCGTAGGATTGCTTTGGAAGTTTCAAGATACATGCACTATCACGTAAAAGTTTTCTCCGGAATGGTATGATGGTTCCCGTAAACTCCTGAACAGAATAAAAGTAGGGTCATATATTTTCTTCAATTCAAAAACTAGGATTCTGTTTTAAGATCAAACACCCACCTGGCCACGCTGGGGGCAACATTCCCGCACATCCTCACCCGGGTGCTCTCATACCCCTTGCGGGAGAACAAATTTTTGAGTTCGGAAATCTGCCCCTTATTCCGGAATGTATAGAAGTGAATCATCCCTCCGGGTTTCACATACGGCTTCAGTACGTCCAGGATTGCATCCATCCCGTACGGTGTCGGAATAATAATCCGGTCGAATGGCGTAGCGGGAAGAAGGGATGTATCAAATGCATTTCCCCTGATGGCCGCAACCCGGCCATCGAAACCATTCTTTCTGATATTTTCGAGAAGCCATTGGAACGCATACGGGTTTTGTTCTATTGCCACAACATGGGCACCCCGGGCAGCGGCCGGAACAACAAACGGCCCGATACCGGAGAACGGGACAAGAACCTGTTCCCCACGGAGTACCTGGCCGGTTACCCGTGAACGCTCGGTAGAAAGATTGGGATTGAAAAACGAGGTGAGCACATCGAGCGTGTATGAAAAGCCATATTCATGGCAGGTGGTCACCGTTTCCTTCCCGGCCAGAATCTCGTACCGGGCAGTTCGGCTGTTACCCGAGACAGACCCTGTTTTGTTCAGGACCGTTTTTATGGAATGGCGATGGGAAAGAAGGGCCTCTGCGATAATGTATTTGTACTCTTCCAGTATCCCGGGAATCGGAATAATTGCAACCGATCCAATCACATCGTAGTGGCCAGTCAGGTGAGTAAGATGATTTTCAGGAATTCTGCCCGTCAAATGATCTTTGAACCCCATTCTCACCAGAATAAAAGATGCACTTGCAAAAAACTGTGTTCGTTTATTCC encodes:
- a CDS encoding GNAT family protein translates to MYLETSKAILRSWSPSDAESVARHANNPRIAAGMRDAFPHPYTLEDAHRFIEMARGSRNLFLSIETGGEAVGGIGIHYLDDVYHRTGEIGYWLSESFWSRGIVTEAVQSLVPTVFRQTDLVRIQAGIFANNPASARVLEKCGFLREGVHKNAITKNGVLMDEIMYAILKKEEGKSEG
- a CDS encoding RsmD family RNA methyltransferase; translated protein: MTGRIPENHLTHLTGHYDVIGSVAIIPIPGILEEYKYIIAEALLSHRHSIKTVLNKTGSVSGNSRTARYEILAGKETVTTCHEYGFSYTLDVLTSFFNPNLSTERSRVTGQVLRGEQVLVPFSGIGPFVVPAAARGAHVVAIEQNPYAFQWLLENIRKNGFDGRVAAIRGNAFDTSLLPATPFDRIIIPTPYGMDAILDVLKPYVKPGGMIHFYTFRNKGQISELKNLFSRKGYESTRVRMCGNVAPSVARWVFDLKTES